The following are from one region of the Gossypium hirsutum isolate 1008001.06 chromosome D03, Gossypium_hirsutum_v2.1, whole genome shotgun sequence genome:
- the LOC107927039 gene encoding protein NETWORKED 4B isoform X1, with protein MAKSSAQLTRSMKRIESRKSHSWWWDSHSSPKNSKWLAENLEEMDRRVKHMLKLIEEDGDSFAKKAEMYYQKRPELVSQVEGFYRMYRSLAERHDLLTAEWRKNILSDLQSQDSGISDVSSDLPSICTSPDQRPRRRKSHQLAAGGSSSDVRPKGDKPSSPTDSESESEDSSTNIHSVISGNEDDQEVSGHMVLLEIELHEAKEKLLMLEEENTDLLARIREHEERTKTANTALGLQNKIGALEKENEHEDSKMEALLEELRIAKEMLEGSEKEIATLKIEKKQLDDKIQDFQGQIDTAQREIMTWKTKLDTEKQKVSKLQERLAMAKNSLSDRDHEIHHLKKAVSDAEQKNFPKKANTNAEMSRSSEERRRGWESCGHSLGEEIRKTANEKRESEESLQSEIEVLKLEIAKRSDCIEVLHDNLEFVKSERDELKGYIISLKAKVNSREDRIVRMKKHLHHLHMEHVKVIAEAEGAHRLVDELLSKGKELEDEIEQQRTMILERDEEKREAIRQLCFSLEHYRYENRALRQAVIDHKRMPVLTT; from the exons ATGGCAAAATCTTCG GCTCAGCTAACTAGAAGTATGAAGAGAATAGAATCCAGAAAGTCACATTCATGGTGGTGGGATAGCCACAGTAGCCCCAAGAACTCAAAGTGGCTTGCAGAAAATCTCGAGG AAATGGACCGTAGAGTCAAACATATGCTGAAGCTGATTGAAGAAGACGGGGACTCCTTTGCGAAAAAGGCCGAGATGTATTATCAGAAGAGGCCAGAACTTGTATCTCAGGTTGAGGGGTTCTACCGCATGTATCGTTCTTTGGCGGAGCGTCATGATCTTCTGACAGCAGAGTGGAGGAAGAATATTCTGTCGGACCTTCAATCTCAGGATTCCGGCATCTCCGACGTCAGCTCTGATCTTCCCTCTATTTGTACCTCCCCTGATCAAAGGCCAAGACGTCGTAAATCCCACCAACTAGCAGCTGGTGGGAGCAGTTCTGATGTGCGTCCGAAAGGAGATAAGCCATCTTCTCCAACAGATTCTGAATCGGAATCTGAGGATTCATCGACAAATATTCACTCGGTTATATCAGGGAATGAGGATGATCAAGAGGTGAGTGGGCATATGGTTTTATTGGAGATTGAGCTCCACGAAGCGAAAGAGAAGCTACTGATGCTAGAGGAAGAGAACACTGATCTTCTTGCTAGAATTAGAGAACACGAAGAGCGAACAAAAACAGCGAACACGGCATTAGGACTTCAAAACAAGATTGGTGCATTGGAGAAAGAAAATGAACATGAAGATAGCAAGATGGAGGCATTGTTGGAAGAGTTGAGAATTGCTAAAGAAATGCTAGAGGGTTCCGAGAAAGAAATCGCTActttgaaaattgaaaagaagCAGCTTGATGATAAAATTCAAGATTTTCAGGGTCAAATCGATACGGCTCAAAGGGAGATAATGACATGGAAAACGAAACTGGATACGGAGAAACAAAAGGTCTCCAAGCTGCAGGAAAGACTTGCTATGGCAAAGAATAGTTTATCAGACAGGGATCACGAGATTCATCATTTAAAGAAAGCCGTATCCGATGCAGAGCAGAAGAATTTTCCCAAAAAAGCTAATACCAATGCTGAAATGTCAAGATCGTCCGAAGAACGGCGGAGAGGATGGGAATCATGTGGCCACTCTTTGGGGGAGGAGATCCGAAAAACTGCGAATGAAAAAAGAGAATCAGAGGAGAGTCTTCAAAGTGAAATTGAAGTGTTGAAACTGGAGATTGCTAAGAGAAGTGATTGCATTGAAGTTTTACATGATAACCTTGAGTTTGTAAAATCAGAGAGAGATGAGCTTAAGGGTTATATCATTTCACTCAAGGCCAAGGTTAATTCGAGGGAAGATCGGATTGTTCGAATGAAGAAGCATCTACACCACTTACATATGGAACATGTGAAGGTAATTGCTGAAGCCGAAGGAGCACACAGATTGGTGGATGAGTTGCTATCGAAAGGCAAGGAACTTGAGGATGAAATTGAGCAGCAAAGAACCATGATACTCGAGCGAGATGAAGAGAAACGAGAAGCTATAAGGCAGCTTTGCTTCTCCCTCGAGCATTACAGGTACGAGAATCGTGCGCTTCGGCAAGCAGTTATCGATCACAAGAGAATGCCGGTTTTGacaacataa
- the LOC107927039 gene encoding protein NETWORKED 4B isoform X2 encodes MKRIESRKSHSWWWDSHSSPKNSKWLAENLEEMDRRVKHMLKLIEEDGDSFAKKAEMYYQKRPELVSQVEGFYRMYRSLAERHDLLTAEWRKNILSDLQSQDSGISDVSSDLPSICTSPDQRPRRRKSHQLAAGGSSSDVRPKGDKPSSPTDSESESEDSSTNIHSVISGNEDDQEVSGHMVLLEIELHEAKEKLLMLEEENTDLLARIREHEERTKTANTALGLQNKIGALEKENEHEDSKMEALLEELRIAKEMLEGSEKEIATLKIEKKQLDDKIQDFQGQIDTAQREIMTWKTKLDTEKQKVSKLQERLAMAKNSLSDRDHEIHHLKKAVSDAEQKNFPKKANTNAEMSRSSEERRRGWESCGHSLGEEIRKTANEKRESEESLQSEIEVLKLEIAKRSDCIEVLHDNLEFVKSERDELKGYIISLKAKVNSREDRIVRMKKHLHHLHMEHVKVIAEAEGAHRLVDELLSKGKELEDEIEQQRTMILERDEEKREAIRQLCFSLEHYRYENRALRQAVIDHKRMPVLTT; translated from the exons ATGAAGAGAATAGAATCCAGAAAGTCACATTCATGGTGGTGGGATAGCCACAGTAGCCCCAAGAACTCAAAGTGGCTTGCAGAAAATCTCGAGG AAATGGACCGTAGAGTCAAACATATGCTGAAGCTGATTGAAGAAGACGGGGACTCCTTTGCGAAAAAGGCCGAGATGTATTATCAGAAGAGGCCAGAACTTGTATCTCAGGTTGAGGGGTTCTACCGCATGTATCGTTCTTTGGCGGAGCGTCATGATCTTCTGACAGCAGAGTGGAGGAAGAATATTCTGTCGGACCTTCAATCTCAGGATTCCGGCATCTCCGACGTCAGCTCTGATCTTCCCTCTATTTGTACCTCCCCTGATCAAAGGCCAAGACGTCGTAAATCCCACCAACTAGCAGCTGGTGGGAGCAGTTCTGATGTGCGTCCGAAAGGAGATAAGCCATCTTCTCCAACAGATTCTGAATCGGAATCTGAGGATTCATCGACAAATATTCACTCGGTTATATCAGGGAATGAGGATGATCAAGAGGTGAGTGGGCATATGGTTTTATTGGAGATTGAGCTCCACGAAGCGAAAGAGAAGCTACTGATGCTAGAGGAAGAGAACACTGATCTTCTTGCTAGAATTAGAGAACACGAAGAGCGAACAAAAACAGCGAACACGGCATTAGGACTTCAAAACAAGATTGGTGCATTGGAGAAAGAAAATGAACATGAAGATAGCAAGATGGAGGCATTGTTGGAAGAGTTGAGAATTGCTAAAGAAATGCTAGAGGGTTCCGAGAAAGAAATCGCTActttgaaaattgaaaagaagCAGCTTGATGATAAAATTCAAGATTTTCAGGGTCAAATCGATACGGCTCAAAGGGAGATAATGACATGGAAAACGAAACTGGATACGGAGAAACAAAAGGTCTCCAAGCTGCAGGAAAGACTTGCTATGGCAAAGAATAGTTTATCAGACAGGGATCACGAGATTCATCATTTAAAGAAAGCCGTATCCGATGCAGAGCAGAAGAATTTTCCCAAAAAAGCTAATACCAATGCTGAAATGTCAAGATCGTCCGAAGAACGGCGGAGAGGATGGGAATCATGTGGCCACTCTTTGGGGGAGGAGATCCGAAAAACTGCGAATGAAAAAAGAGAATCAGAGGAGAGTCTTCAAAGTGAAATTGAAGTGTTGAAACTGGAGATTGCTAAGAGAAGTGATTGCATTGAAGTTTTACATGATAACCTTGAGTTTGTAAAATCAGAGAGAGATGAGCTTAAGGGTTATATCATTTCACTCAAGGCCAAGGTTAATTCGAGGGAAGATCGGATTGTTCGAATGAAGAAGCATCTACACCACTTACATATGGAACATGTGAAGGTAATTGCTGAAGCCGAAGGAGCACACAGATTGGTGGATGAGTTGCTATCGAAAGGCAAGGAACTTGAGGATGAAATTGAGCAGCAAAGAACCATGATACTCGAGCGAGATGAAGAGAAACGAGAAGCTATAAGGCAGCTTTGCTTCTCCCTCGAGCATTACAGGTACGAGAATCGTGCGCTTCGGCAAGCAGTTATCGATCACAAGAGAATGCCGGTTTTGacaacataa